In the genome of Caulobacter flavus, the window CAGGCGTTGTGCAGCAGCGGGCTCATCGAATGGACGATCGGCTGGCCGCAGACGCCGGCCACCAGGGCCTGGCCGGTGATCTTGAAACTCATGCCTGGAGGGCTCCGTGCAGGCGCAGGAAGTCGAGCAGGCCGGTCATCGGCAGCCCGAGGATGGTGAAATAGTCGCCGTCGATCCGGTCGAACATCTGCAGGCCTTCGCCCTCCAACATGTAGCAGCCCACAGACGACCGGATGTGCTCGCCGTTGCGCTCCAGATAGCCGTCGAGCCAGGCCTCGCTGAACGGGCGCACCGACAGCCTGGCGGTCTCGACGATGCGCCAGATCGGCTGGCCGTCACGGGCTATCACGACGCCGGAATGCAGCTTGTGGACTTCTCCGCGCAGCTCCAGCAGGCGGGTGCGGGCCGCGTCCAGAGTGTCGACCTTGTCGAACAGCCGGCCCTTCAGCTCCAGCGTCTGGTCCGAGCCGATCACGAGACTTCCGGGGCGCTTGTGGGAAACCTTGACCGCCTTCATCTCGGACAGGGCGTCGGCCACGTCGCGCGGGGTGACCTCCTCGGCCAGCAGGCCGGCCTTGGCGGCCTCTTCGTCCACACCCGAAGCCACGGCCTCGAACGGCACGCCGGCGTTCTTGAGGATCGTCTGGCGGGTCCAGCTGGTCGAGGCCAGCACGATGGGGGGAGGGGAGGCGCTCATCCCAGCACCTCGACCTGGCCGCGGCCGCCCGACAGCAGGTTGATGATCGCCGCGGCCGTTTCCTCCACGGAGCGGCGGGTGACGTCGATGATCGGCCAGCCGTTCTTCTCGAACAGGCGGCGGGCGGCGATGATCTCGGCGCGCACGCTGTCAGTGTCGATATAGTCGCTCTCTCTATTCTCCTTGAGCGACAGCAGGCGGTTGCGGCGGATCTGGATCAGCCGCTCGGGCGTGGTCATCAGGCCGACGATCAGGGTGTTCTTCAGCTCGAACAGCTGCTCGGGCGGCGGCCGGCCCGGCACCAGCGGCACGTTGGCGGCGCGTACGCCGCGATGGGCCAGATAGATGCAGGTCGGGGTCTTGGAGGTGCGCGACACGCCCACCAGGATCACGTCGGCCTGGGTCAGGTCCTGGCCGCCCTGCCCGTCGTCGTGGGCGATGGCGTAATCCAGGGCCTCGATCCGGTCGAAATAGTCGTTGTTCAGCGCGTGCTGCGCGCCCACGCGCGTGGAGATCTTGGCCCCCAGATAGCGCGACATGGCGCTCACCACCGGATCCAGCGCCGCGATGCACGGCATGTCGAGCTTGCGGCAGCCTTCCTCGAGCGCGGCGCGCAGGCCCGGATCGATGATGGTGTGCATGACCACGCCAGGCGCCCCGGCGATTTCCTCCAGGGCCCGGTCCAACTGCCGGATGGAACGAACCAGCGCGTAGATGTGTTCGATCGGCAGGATATCGGTGAAGCGTGCACAGACCGCCCGAGCCATGGCGTTCAGGGTCTCGCCCGTCGAGTCCGAAACCAGGTGGATATGGAAGTAGGTCGCGAACCGCGCGGTGTGGCGATCGGCCTCAGGCGACGCACTGTCCTGTGGATCATCCGTTAAGGGTTGCTTTACCACTCTGGGAGCCTTCTGGGGACAAGCGGGCGCCAAATGCGCCCCAGCGCGACGCTGCGCCGCGCCCCTGTGATAAACGGCCTCATTGACGCCGGACAATCCCCAGCTTGAACCTGACCACCGGGACTTGTGCCCGCGCGTTTTCCCGCGCCTGTGGAAAGTCCTAACGGATGGTTAATTCCGCATTCACCATCGTCTGGGTTTCGTAAGGAATCCGATGGGTTGGAAGCTTGTCCACGAAGTTCACAAGGTATGACTCCCATGTGCACCAAGCTGGGGCATACCGAGTAGGGCCTGTTGGAGTTGTCCACCGGGGCGGACTTATCCCCGTGTTGCACTTGCCCTCCCCCTTCTTCCTCTCTTTCTAAGATTCTTATTTTTAAGAAGAATATGAGGGTACGGGATCGCACGGACTTGAGTGGAACGGCTCGCCGGGATTTAACGCCGGGTATGACGAGCGCACCGATCCCGAAGTTTCTCTCCGTGCTGGCCGGCGAGACCGCCCAGAGGCCTCCGGTCTGGTTCATGCGCCAGGCGGGCCGGTATCTCCCCGAGTATCGCGCCGTCCGGGCGACGACGCCGGACTTCATCAGCTTCTGCCTGAACCCGGAAAAGGCCGCCGAGGTCACCCTGCAGCCGCTGCGCCGCTTTCCGTATGACGCCGCCATCGTCTTCGCCGACATCCTGCTGATCCCCGGCGCGCTGGGCCAGAAGGTCTGGTTCGAGGCCGGCGAGGGTCCCAAGCTCGGCGAGCTGCCCGATCTGGACGCCATGGCCGACAAGACCCAGCAGGCCGGCGAGGCCCTGAGGGCCGTCGGCGAGACCCTTTCGCGGGTCCGCGCCGACATCGATCCGTCCAAGGCCCTGATCGGCTTCGCCGGCGCGCCGTGGACGGTGGCGACCTACATGATCGAGGGCGGCTCCAGCGATCGTTCGGGCGCGCGCACCTTCGCCTATCAGCACGCCGACAAGCTGGACCGGCTGATCCAGATCCTGGTCGACGCCACGGTGGATTATCTGGCCATGCAGGCCGCTTCCGGCGCCCAGGCGCTGAAGCTGTTCGAGAGCTGGGCTGAGGGTCTCTCCGAGCCGCTTTTCGAGCGTCTGGTGACCAGGCCCCACATCGCCATCGTCGAAGGCCTTCGGGCGCGCGGCGTGACCGTGCCGCTCATCGGCTTCCCGCGGGGGGCCGGCACACTCGTCGAGGCCTACGCGCAGGCCGTGCCGGTGGACGGCGTGGCGCTGGACACCTCGGCCTCGGCGAAGCTGGGCCAGGCGATCCAGAAGACCAAGACCATCCAGGGCGCGCTCGACCCGCTGCTGCTGCGGGCCGGCGGTCCGGCGCTGGACGAGCGCGTCGACCAGATGCTCGAGCAATGGGGGCAGGGCCCCTATATCTTCAATCTGGGCCACGGCATCCTGCCCGACACGCCGATCGCTCATGTCGAGCAGGTGCTGAAGCGGGTGACTGGCCTGTGAGCGAATTGAAGAGCGGGCGAAAGATCGCCGTCGTCCTGTTCAATCTGGGCGGGCCCGACGGCCAGGCGGCGGTGCGGCCGTTCCTGTTCAACCTGTTTCGCGACCCGGCGATCATCCAGGCGCCGTTCTTCATCCGCTATCCGGTCGCCGCCCTGATCTCCACCACCCGGGCCAAGTCGGCGCGCGCCAACTACGCCCTGATGGGCGGCGGCTCGCCCCTGCTGCCGGAAACGGAGAAACAGGCGCGGGCTCTGGAGGCGGTGCTGGCCCAGCGCCTGCCGGACGACGAGGTCAAGGCCTTCGTCGCCATGCGCTACTGGGATCCGCTGACCGGGCAGACCGCCCGGGCGGTGAAGGCCTGGAAGCCCGACGAGGTCGTGCTGCTGCCGCTCTATCCGCAGTATTCGACGACGACGACGGCGTCGTCGCTGAAGGCGTGGGAGCGCGCCTGGCGCAAGGTCGGCGGGCGCAGGGGGGCGGCTCGCACGACGACCGTGTGTTGCTATCCCACGGCCGACGGTTTCGTGCAGGCGCACGCGGATCTGATCCGCGCCGAATACGCCAAGGCCGGTTCGCCCAGGCCCGCGCGCATCCTTTTCTCGGCTCACGGCCTGCCGGAAAAGGTGATCCTGGCCGGCGATCCCTACCAGCGCCAGGTCGAGGCCACGGCCGCCGCGGTCGCCGAAAGGCTTGGCGACGTCCTGGGCGAGGGCGTCGACTGGAAGATCAGCTACCAGAGCCGCGTCGGCCCGCTGAAATGGATCGGCCCGTCCACCGACGACGAGATCAAGGCCGCGTCCGAGGCCGGCCTGGCGCT includes:
- a CDS encoding Maf family protein; translation: MSASPPPIVLASTSWTRQTILKNAGVPFEAVASGVDEEAAKAGLLAEEVTPRDVADALSEMKAVKVSHKRPGSLVIGSDQTLELKGRLFDKVDTLDAARTRLLELRGEVHKLHSGVVIARDGQPIWRIVETARLSVRPFSEAWLDGYLERNGEHIRSSVGCYMLEGEGLQMFDRIDGDYFTILGLPMTGLLDFLRLHGALQA
- a CDS encoding pyruvate, water dikinase regulatory protein encodes the protein MVKQPLTDDPQDSASPEADRHTARFATYFHIHLVSDSTGETLNAMARAVCARFTDILPIEHIYALVRSIRQLDRALEEIAGAPGVVMHTIIDPGLRAALEEGCRKLDMPCIAALDPVVSAMSRYLGAKISTRVGAQHALNNDYFDRIEALDYAIAHDDGQGGQDLTQADVILVGVSRTSKTPTCIYLAHRGVRAANVPLVPGRPPPEQLFELKNTLIVGLMTTPERLIQIRRNRLLSLKENRESDYIDTDSVRAEIIAARRLFEKNGWPIIDVTRRSVEETAAAIINLLSGGRGQVEVLG
- the hemE gene encoding uroporphyrinogen decarboxylase, with amino-acid sequence MTSAPIPKFLSVLAGETAQRPPVWFMRQAGRYLPEYRAVRATTPDFISFCLNPEKAAEVTLQPLRRFPYDAAIVFADILLIPGALGQKVWFEAGEGPKLGELPDLDAMADKTQQAGEALRAVGETLSRVRADIDPSKALIGFAGAPWTVATYMIEGGSSDRSGARTFAYQHADKLDRLIQILVDATVDYLAMQAASGAQALKLFESWAEGLSEPLFERLVTRPHIAIVEGLRARGVTVPLIGFPRGAGTLVEAYAQAVPVDGVALDTSASAKLGQAIQKTKTIQGALDPLLLRAGGPALDERVDQMLEQWGQGPYIFNLGHGILPDTPIAHVEQVLKRVTGL
- the hemH gene encoding ferrochelatase, with amino-acid sequence MKSGRKIAVVLFNLGGPDGQAAVRPFLFNLFRDPAIIQAPFFIRYPVAALISTTRAKSARANYALMGGGSPLLPETEKQARALEAVLAQRLPDDEVKAFVAMRYWDPLTGQTARAVKAWKPDEVVLLPLYPQYSTTTTASSLKAWERAWRKVGGRRGAARTTTVCCYPTADGFVQAHADLIRAEYAKAGSPRPARILFSAHGLPEKVILAGDPYQRQVEATAAAVAERLGDVLGEGVDWKISYQSRVGPLKWIGPSTDDEIKAASEAGLALVVTPIAFVSEHIETLVELDVEYRELAYEHGGSIYARVPALGVAPAFIDCLGTLVTEALADASSLICEEDQPCPGAAA